In Methanobacterium sp., the following are encoded in one genomic region:
- the hisF gene encoding imidazole glycerol phosphate synthase subunit HisF codes for MLAKRIIPCLDCDLNVPHGRVVKGVEFEQIQYAGEPVALATKYYEDGADEIIFLDITASHERRNTMIDVIKATTENVFVPICVGGGIRKPKDYVNMLKAGADKCSTNTAAIQNPDLINEASKVVGSQACVIGIDAKRHYVDDPQESDNHVIIETSEGYCWYDCSIYGGREFTGIDAINWAMECQKRGAGEILLTSMDRDGTKDGYDIPLNQAMSEMLDIPLIASGGGGTPEHIHQVLSEGKADAALAASIFHFDEYPVPVVKEYLKKMGVAVRI; via the coding sequence ATGTTGGCAAAACGTATCATACCCTGTCTGGACTGCGACCTCAACGTTCCCCATGGACGTGTAGTTAAAGGAGTTGAATTCGAGCAAATCCAGTACGCCGGAGAACCAGTTGCCTTGGCCACCAAATACTACGAAGATGGTGCAGATGAAATAATATTCCTGGACATAACCGCCTCCCACGAGAGAAGAAATACCATGATTGATGTTATAAAAGCCACCACAGAGAATGTTTTCGTGCCTATATGTGTGGGTGGGGGTATCCGTAAACCCAAAGACTATGTAAACATGCTCAAAGCCGGTGCAGATAAATGTTCCACTAACACAGCAGCCATACAGAATCCCGACCTTATCAACGAGGCTTCCAAGGTGGTGGGTAGTCAAGCTTGTGTTATTGGAATAGATGCCAAACGACATTACGTGGATGACCCCCAAGAATCTGATAATCATGTAATCATTGAAACATCAGAGGGATACTGCTGGTATGATTGCAGTATATACGGAGGTAGAGAATTTACTGGAATAGATGCTATAAATTGGGCTATGGAGTGCCAAAAACGTGGCGCCGGGGAAATACTCCTCACCAGCATGGACCGGGACGGGACCAAAGATGGTTACGACATACCCCTGAACCAGGCCATGAGCGAAATGCTGGATATTCCCCTAATTGCTTCGGGTGGTGGTGGAACACCAGAACACATCCATCAAGTACTCAGTGAAGGTAAAGCAGATGCCGCTTTAGCTGCCAGCATCTTCCACTTTGATGAGTATCCTGTGCCTGTTGTCAAGGAGTACTTGAAGAAAATGGGTGTTGCAGTTAGAATCTAA